Proteins encoded within one genomic window of Kibdelosporangium phytohabitans:
- the pgsA gene encoding CDP-diacylglycerol--glycerol-3-phosphate 3-phosphatidyltransferase, giving the protein MSTAPADPSQETPETASQTPPPDSPPVQAVPVRHVPLLNIANILTVSRLVLVPVFLFALFAADGESFGWRLTATIVFAVASLTDQLDGWLARRHGLVTDFGKVADPIADKALTGAALFGLSILGELPWWVTIVIAAREIGVTLLRFWVIRYGVIPASRGGKLKTLTQIVAIGFYLAPLPLAFDVVQWIIMLAAVALTVATGLDYVVRALRLRAQGIRARRAA; this is encoded by the coding sequence GTGAGCACCGCGCCCGCCGATCCCTCGCAGGAGACGCCCGAGACGGCTTCCCAGACACCGCCACCGGACTCGCCACCGGTCCAGGCCGTGCCCGTGCGGCACGTGCCGCTGCTCAACATCGCGAACATCCTCACGGTCAGCAGGCTGGTCCTCGTCCCGGTCTTCCTGTTCGCCCTGTTCGCCGCGGACGGCGAGTCCTTCGGCTGGCGGCTGACCGCGACGATCGTGTTCGCGGTGGCGTCGCTGACCGACCAGCTCGACGGCTGGCTGGCTCGCAGGCACGGCCTGGTCACCGACTTCGGCAAGGTCGCCGACCCGATCGCGGACAAGGCACTGACCGGCGCCGCCCTGTTCGGGCTGAGCATCCTCGGCGAACTGCCCTGGTGGGTGACGATCGTGATCGCGGCCCGTGAGATCGGCGTGACGCTGCTGCGCTTCTGGGTGATCCGCTACGGCGTCATCCCGGCCAGCCGCGGCGGCAAGCTCAAGACGCTCACCCAGATCGTCGCGATCGGCTTCTACCTCGCGCCGCTGCCACTCGCGTTCGACGTGGTCCAGTGGATCATCATGCTCGCCGCCGTGGCGCTGACCGTGGCGACCGGACTGGACTACGTGGTCCGCGCGCTGCGGCTGCGTGCCCAGGGCATCAGGGCGCGGCGGGCGGCGTGA
- a CDS encoding DNA-formamidopyrimidine glycosylase family protein — translation MPEGDTVFQAGHRLRQALAGHTLTRGELRHPRLSTIDLAGRTVQGVRTVGKHIFVQFSGDVSLHNHLRMDGSWHVHRPGTRWRAPGHQVRVILAHPSAEAIGVRLHDMELVATDKESRLVGHLGPDLLDPSWTDEDAERAQRALAADPAREIGVALLDQRVMAGVGNVYKAEVCFLLGVSPWTPVSGVDTARAVELSRDLLRRNAMNPRRNTTGSTMRGRELWVYEQTRRGCLKCGGRIRVADQGAGLDVRKTWYCPVCQPRT, via the coding sequence ATGCCTGAAGGCGACACCGTTTTCCAAGCCGGCCATCGGCTGCGACAGGCACTGGCCGGCCACACGCTGACGCGCGGTGAGCTACGTCACCCCAGACTGTCGACGATCGACCTGGCCGGACGGACCGTGCAGGGCGTGCGGACGGTCGGCAAGCACATCTTCGTGCAGTTCTCCGGTGACGTCAGCCTCCACAATCACCTGCGGATGGATGGTTCCTGGCACGTCCACCGCCCAGGTACGCGCTGGCGCGCGCCGGGTCACCAGGTCCGCGTGATCCTGGCGCACCCGTCGGCCGAAGCGATCGGCGTCCGCCTGCACGACATGGAACTGGTGGCCACGGACAAGGAATCCAGGCTCGTCGGTCACCTCGGACCGGACCTGCTGGATCCGTCATGGACCGATGAGGACGCCGAACGCGCACAGCGGGCACTGGCGGCGGACCCAGCGCGGGAGATCGGGGTGGCGCTGCTCGACCAGCGGGTGATGGCAGGGGTGGGAAACGTCTACAAGGCAGAGGTGTGCTTCCTGCTCGGCGTGTCACCGTGGACACCGGTGTCCGGGGTAGACACCGCCCGAGCGGTGGAGCTGAGCAGGGATCTGCTGCGGCGCAACGCCATGAACCCGCGCAGGAACACAACGGGGTCCACCATGCGCGGCCGGGAGCTGTGGGTCTACGAGCAGACCCGCCGGGGATGCCTGAAGTGCGGCGGGAGGATCAGGGTGGCCGACCAGGGGGCCGGGCTGGACGTGCGGAAGACCTGGTACTGCCCTGTTTGCCAACCGCGAACATAA
- the rimO gene encoding 30S ribosomal protein S12 methylthiotransferase RimO — MFTLGCARNEVDSEELAGRLTGSGWELAETDAADVIVVNTCGFVEQAKKDSVDTLLAAADTGAKVVAVGCMAERYGKELADSMPEASAVLGFDEYPELAERLDEVLHGKQVESHVPVDRRTLLPITPVQRQDTELSVPGHGWGPRVMRTRLDDSPVAALKIASGCDRRCTFCAIPSFRGAFVSRTPDEIVAEAQWLAGNGARELFLVSENSTSYGKDLGRGMDHLDRLLTRLAAVDGIKRVRVSYLQPAETRPGLVQTIATTPGVADYFDLSFQHGSGKVLRRMRRFGDCASFLGLTAQIRALAPNAGIRTNVIVGFPGETEEDLKELERFLIGARMDAVGVFGYSDEEGTEAAGFDDKHDDDTVAERVSRISSLVEQLTTERAEDRVGDEVVVMVEQADDEVIGRAAHQAPEVDGECVIEGGAGLAVGDFVRCRVENAEGVDLVVRALEVVT, encoded by the coding sequence ATGTTCACCCTCGGTTGCGCCCGCAACGAGGTCGACTCCGAGGAGCTCGCCGGGCGTCTGACCGGCAGCGGCTGGGAGCTGGCCGAGACCGACGCGGCCGACGTGATCGTCGTGAACACCTGCGGCTTCGTCGAGCAGGCCAAGAAGGACTCGGTGGACACGCTGCTGGCCGCCGCCGACACCGGCGCCAAAGTCGTCGCGGTCGGGTGCATGGCCGAGCGCTACGGCAAGGAGCTCGCCGACAGCATGCCCGAGGCGTCCGCCGTCCTCGGTTTCGACGAGTACCCCGAGCTGGCGGAGCGGCTCGACGAGGTCCTGCACGGCAAACAGGTCGAATCGCACGTACCGGTCGACCGCCGCACGCTGCTGCCCATCACGCCCGTGCAGCGCCAGGACACCGAACTGTCCGTCCCCGGCCACGGGTGGGGCCCGCGCGTCATGCGCACGCGCCTGGACGACTCGCCGGTGGCCGCGCTGAAGATCGCGTCCGGGTGCGACCGCCGGTGCACGTTCTGCGCCATTCCTTCTTTCCGCGGCGCGTTCGTGTCGCGCACGCCGGACGAGATCGTCGCCGAGGCGCAGTGGCTGGCCGGGAACGGCGCCCGCGAGCTGTTCCTGGTCAGCGAGAACTCCACCTCGTACGGCAAGGACCTCGGCCGCGGCATGGACCACCTCGACCGGCTGCTGACCCGGCTGGCCGCGGTCGACGGGATCAAGCGCGTCCGCGTGTCCTACCTCCAGCCCGCCGAGACCCGCCCCGGCCTGGTGCAGACCATCGCGACCACGCCGGGCGTCGCCGACTACTTCGACCTCTCCTTCCAGCACGGCAGCGGCAAGGTGCTGCGCCGGATGCGCCGGTTCGGCGACTGCGCCAGCTTCCTCGGGCTGACCGCGCAGATCCGCGCGCTCGCGCCGAACGCGGGCATCCGCACCAACGTCATCGTCGGCTTCCCCGGCGAGACCGAGGAGGACCTCAAGGAGCTCGAGCGGTTCCTGATCGGCGCGCGGATGGACGCGGTCGGCGTGTTCGGCTACTCCGACGAGGAGGGCACCGAGGCCGCGGGCTTCGACGACAAGCACGACGACGACACCGTCGCCGAGCGCGTCTCGCGGATCTCCTCGCTGGTCGAGCAGCTGACCACGGAGCGCGCCGAGGACCGCGTCGGCGACGAGGTGGTCGTGATGGTCGAACAGGCCGACGACGAAGTGATTGGTCGTGCCGCCCATCAGGCCCCAGAGGTTGACGGCGAATGCGTGATCGAGGGCGGCGCCGGACTTGCCGTTGGAGACTTCGTGCGATGCCGAGTCGAGAACGCCGAAGGGGTCGATCTCGTCGTCCGAGCCCTCGAGGTCGTCACGTGA
- a CDS encoding PspA/IM30 family protein, producing the protein MANPFVKFWKYLMASFSSKIDEHADPKVQIQQAIEEAQRQHQALSQQAAAVIGNQRQLEMKLNRQLGEVEKLQASARQALVLADEARSKGDDAKATQFENAAQSFATQLVTAEQGIEDLKTLHDQSLQAAAQAKQAVERNAMVLQQKLAERTKLLSQLEQAKMQEQVSKSLNQMSELAAPGNTPSLEEVRDKIEKRYTTALGSAELAQNSVQGRMMEVQASTTEMAGQSRLEQIRASMAGGGAKQVTSGQQTAANPAANIQAEIQQRVAQEQRANPQGN; encoded by the coding sequence ATGGCCAACCCTTTTGTGAAGTTCTGGAAGTATCTCATGGCGTCGTTCTCGTCCAAGATTGACGAGCACGCCGACCCGAAGGTACAGATCCAGCAGGCCATCGAGGAGGCGCAGCGCCAGCACCAGGCCCTCTCGCAGCAGGCCGCCGCTGTGATCGGAAACCAGCGCCAGCTGGAGATGAAGCTCAACCGCCAGCTCGGCGAGGTGGAGAAGCTGCAGGCCTCGGCCCGGCAGGCGCTCGTGCTCGCCGACGAGGCGCGCAGCAAGGGCGACGACGCCAAGGCGACGCAGTTCGAGAACGCCGCGCAGTCGTTCGCCACCCAGCTCGTCACGGCCGAGCAGGGCATCGAGGACCTCAAGACGCTGCACGACCAGTCGCTGCAGGCCGCGGCGCAGGCCAAGCAGGCGGTCGAGCGCAACGCGATGGTCCTGCAGCAGAAGCTCGCCGAGCGCACCAAGCTGCTCAGCCAGCTCGAGCAGGCCAAGATGCAGGAGCAGGTCTCGAAGTCGCTCAACCAGATGAGCGAGCTGGCCGCGCCGGGCAACACGCCGTCGCTCGAAGAGGTCCGCGACAAGATCGAGAAGCGGTACACCACCGCGCTCGGATCGGCGGAGCTGGCGCAGAACTCCGTGCAGGGCCGGATGATGGAGGTCCAGGCCTCCACGACCGAAATGGCTGGTCAGTCGCGTCTGGAGCAGATCCGCGCGTCGATGGCGGGTGGCGGTGCCAAGCAGGTCACGAGCGGTCAGCAGACCGCCGCGAACCCGGCTGCCAACATCCAGGCCGAGATCCAGCAGCGCGTGGCGCAGGAGCAGCGGGCGAATCCTCAGGGCAACTGA
- a CDS encoding class I SAM-dependent methyltransferase, whose protein sequence is MRPDAVRRVLYAELAAVRERRAGESPRVLDVGGGSGVWAVPLAAAGCAVTVVDPSPNALATLHRRAQEAGVVDSITAVQGDSDALAQLVPAESVDLVLGHGVLEVVDDPKTTVAAMAEATVPGGLVSVLVANQYAAVLHRAITGRLIDARRLLDDPAGQLAEESLSRRYDIARLTQLLVDGGLTVELVQGHGVVSELVPGSVLEGNPGAAEALAQLELAAAAIPPLRDVAARLHAVGRR, encoded by the coding sequence ATGCGACCAGATGCCGTGCGCCGCGTGCTTTACGCCGAGTTGGCCGCCGTGCGTGAGCGCCGTGCGGGGGAGTCGCCGCGCGTGCTCGACGTCGGCGGCGGCAGCGGCGTGTGGGCCGTCCCGCTCGCCGCGGCTGGGTGTGCCGTGACCGTGGTCGACCCGAGCCCGAACGCCCTCGCCACGCTGCACCGGCGGGCGCAGGAAGCGGGCGTGGTGGATTCGATCACCGCGGTCCAGGGTGACAGCGACGCCCTTGCCCAGCTCGTCCCGGCCGAGTCGGTCGACCTGGTGCTCGGGCACGGCGTGCTGGAGGTCGTCGACGACCCCAAGACCACGGTCGCGGCGATGGCCGAGGCGACCGTGCCCGGCGGCCTGGTGTCGGTGCTCGTGGCCAACCAGTACGCGGCGGTCCTGCACCGCGCGATCACTGGCCGGTTGATCGATGCCCGCAGGCTGCTGGACGACCCGGCCGGGCAACTGGCCGAGGAGAGCCTGTCCCGCCGGTACGACATCGCCAGGCTGACCCAGCTGCTGGTCGACGGCGGGCTGACGGTCGAACTTGTCCAGGGCCACGGTGTGGTCTCCGAGCTGGTGCCGGGCTCGGTGCTGGAAGGCAACCCGGGCGCGGCCGAGGCGCTGGCCCAGCTGGAGCTGGCGGCCGCGGCCATCCCACCGTTGCGAGACGTCGCCGCGCGGCTGCACGCCGTCGGCCGCCGTTAA
- a CDS encoding quinone-dependent dihydroorotate dehydrogenase translates to MYKLIRRALFRFGGGDAEVAHHRTTAILARTAPVLGPVRRVMNVAAPVTVFGVRFPNPVGLAAGMDKDGTALHAWPALGFGFVEVGTVTAIAQPGNPQPRLYRLVNSEAIINRMGFNNAGADALANRLLTGRKPAVPLGISIGKSKVVPVEEAVEDYRKSLRALYPHGDYFAVNVSSPNTPGLRGLQDRTALSELLAELTLECRALAERDRSAPRPLLVKIAPDLTDGAIAEVLEVCDEHGVSGVIATNTTLSRAGLAHADLHLADQVGGLSGRPLTERARDVVAFVHKQTGGKLPIIGVGGILDTDDATRMFDAGASLVQLYTGFIYRGPGLVRRISKSRR, encoded by the coding sequence GTGTACAAGCTGATTCGACGGGCTCTTTTCCGGTTCGGCGGTGGGGATGCCGAGGTCGCGCACCACAGGACCACTGCCATCCTCGCCAGGACCGCGCCTGTGCTCGGGCCGGTGCGGCGTGTGATGAATGTCGCCGCGCCTGTCACTGTCTTCGGTGTTCGGTTTCCGAATCCTGTCGGGTTGGCAGCGGGGATGGACAAGGACGGCACCGCTCTGCACGCGTGGCCTGCGTTGGGGTTCGGGTTCGTCGAGGTCGGCACGGTGACCGCGATCGCTCAGCCGGGCAACCCGCAGCCGAGGTTGTACCGGCTTGTGAACAGCGAGGCCATCATCAACCGGATGGGCTTCAACAACGCGGGTGCCGACGCGCTCGCGAACCGGTTGCTGACCGGCCGCAAACCCGCCGTCCCCCTGGGCATCAGCATCGGCAAGTCCAAGGTTGTCCCGGTGGAGGAGGCTGTCGAGGACTACCGCAAGTCCTTGCGCGCGCTCTACCCGCACGGGGACTACTTCGCCGTGAACGTCAGCTCCCCCAACACTCCTGGCCTGCGTGGGTTGCAGGACCGCACCGCGCTCAGCGAGTTGCTCGCCGAGTTGACGCTCGAGTGCAGGGCTTTGGCTGAGCGTGACCGGTCGGCGCCGAGGCCGCTGCTTGTGAAGATCGCGCCGGATCTCACCGACGGCGCCATCGCGGAGGTGCTGGAGGTGTGCGACGAACACGGCGTGAGCGGTGTGATCGCGACCAACACCACGCTGAGCCGCGCTGGGCTGGCCCATGCTGATCTGCACCTCGCCGACCAGGTCGGTGGGCTCAGCGGGCGCCCGCTGACCGAGCGGGCCCGTGACGTCGTCGCGTTCGTGCACAAGCAGACGGGTGGCAAGCTGCCGATCATCGGGGTGGGCGGGATTCTCGACACCGACGACGCGACCCGCATGTTCGACGCGGGTGCCAGCCTTGTCCAGCTCTACACCGGGTTCATCTACCGCGGTCCTGGGCTGGTTCGCCGGATCAGCAAATCCCGCCGGTGA
- the pspM gene encoding phage shock envelope stress response protein PspM yields MDRPRRGDFLELRQVVEKQLRGPVADQVRSQLSRWSDPAAKLERRKKRAAAAMWFFIFLALLLGVVGAVIATGTADTAVLSGAVAGVFALGSLALGAKSGGRLRRLNKTPIPSAVPTLPPARSAAREPMERLADAERVLADLLRQLSSPRSAVPADSVEDARRTGVEAASALREVAGELQAVERARDMAPAADRAVLDDGVRRMREQLDEGLEGYGTLIAAAGRLVAASSAGGPDNNALTDATDRLHGLAVALREIFPDRR; encoded by the coding sequence GTGGACAGGCCGCGTAGAGGCGATTTCCTCGAACTTCGCCAGGTCGTGGAGAAGCAGCTACGCGGCCCGGTCGCCGATCAGGTGCGATCCCAGCTGAGCCGCTGGTCGGATCCGGCGGCCAAGCTGGAGCGCCGCAAGAAACGCGCAGCCGCCGCGATGTGGTTCTTCATCTTCCTCGCGCTCCTGCTCGGAGTCGTCGGCGCGGTGATCGCCACCGGGACAGCGGACACGGCAGTGTTGTCCGGCGCGGTGGCAGGCGTCTTCGCGCTCGGCTCGCTGGCTCTGGGGGCGAAGTCGGGCGGCCGTCTGCGCCGCCTCAACAAGACACCCATTCCTTCAGCAGTACCCACGCTCCCTCCGGCGCGGTCGGCGGCACGGGAGCCGATGGAGCGCCTGGCGGACGCCGAGCGTGTCCTGGCTGACCTGCTACGACAGCTCAGCTCGCCGCGTAGCGCGGTTCCCGCGGATTCCGTGGAGGACGCCCGCCGCACAGGCGTCGAGGCCGCGAGCGCGTTGCGTGAGGTCGCCGGTGAACTCCAGGCCGTCGAGCGTGCCCGTGACATGGCTCCGGCCGCGGACCGTGCCGTGCTCGACGACGGTGTCCGCCGCATGCGTGAGCAACTCGACGAAGGTCTTGAGGGCTACGGCACGCTGATCGCGGCTGCGGGGCGTCTCGTCGCGGCCAGTTCTGCCGGTGGGCCGGACAACAACGCGCTCACCGACGCGACCGACCGTCTGCACGGTCTCGCGGTCGCTTTGCGTGAGATCTTTCCCGACCGTCGCTGA
- a CDS encoding ParA family protein: MQTVAVLSLKGGVGKTTVVLGLASAALRRGARTLVVDLDPQCNATATLDPEETGSTLANVLENPRLAVVRDAITASAWGDGVDVLVGSEEVEELNHPNPGARRLGNLGRALQEVNKFIEDGELPYEVVLLDCPPSLGRLTRSALVAAGGALLVTEPTLYAVSGAQRAFDAIAETREQYNPELKTLGVVVNRVRPRSYEHQFRIQELREHFGSLVLPVALPDRLAVQQAQGACMPIHQWGTPGAREVALAFNLVLARVLRSGRRGRHNEFAWPESDGDEAADA; this comes from the coding sequence GTGCAGACGGTCGCAGTACTGAGCCTCAAGGGCGGTGTCGGCAAGACGACGGTAGTGCTCGGCCTGGCGTCGGCCGCCTTGCGGCGTGGCGCGCGGACGCTGGTGGTCGACCTCGACCCGCAGTGCAACGCCACCGCGACGCTCGACCCCGAGGAGACCGGGTCGACCCTGGCGAACGTGCTGGAGAACCCCAGGCTGGCGGTGGTCAGGGACGCCATCACAGCCAGCGCGTGGGGTGACGGCGTGGACGTGCTGGTGGGCTCGGAGGAAGTCGAGGAACTCAACCACCCCAACCCGGGAGCACGGCGCCTCGGCAACCTCGGCCGCGCGTTGCAGGAGGTCAACAAGTTCATCGAGGACGGTGAACTGCCGTACGAGGTGGTCCTGCTGGACTGTCCCCCGTCTCTGGGACGGTTGACCCGCTCCGCGCTTGTGGCCGCCGGGGGCGCTCTGCTCGTCACCGAGCCGACCTTGTACGCGGTCTCCGGCGCGCAACGAGCGTTCGACGCCATCGCGGAGACACGTGAGCAGTACAACCCGGAGCTGAAGACGCTGGGTGTCGTGGTCAACCGCGTACGCCCACGCTCCTACGAGCACCAGTTCCGCATCCAGGAACTACGCGAGCACTTCGGCTCGCTTGTGCTGCCGGTGGCGTTGCCGGACCGTTTGGCCGTACAGCAGGCGCAAGGCGCTTGTATGCCGATCCACCAATGGGGCACACCAGGTGCACGTGAGGTCGCGTTGGCGTTCAACCTCGTCCTGGCGCGTGTACTGCGCTCAGGGAGGCGCGGACGGCACAACGAGTTCGCGTGGCCCGAGAGCGACGGCGACGAAGCGGCTGATGCCTGA
- a CDS encoding helix-turn-helix domain-containing protein, translating into MTVLLREAIGDRLRHARTIQRRTLREVSRTARVSLGYLSEVERGQKEASSELLAAICDALELPLPELLYNVANDMSGIDPEKLLESAQQSEQPAQKTPAPTGGGSGEASMSASMSGAALDGGSLGVPDELLGAGDIGLDTVVGDTLQDLRIQPALSHRIGPDIARASVFAA; encoded by the coding sequence ATGACTGTGCTGTTGCGTGAGGCGATCGGTGATCGGCTCCGCCATGCCCGCACGATCCAGCGCCGCACGCTGCGCGAGGTCTCCCGGACCGCGCGGGTCAGCCTCGGCTATCTCTCCGAGGTGGAGCGTGGGCAGAAGGAGGCGTCCAGCGAACTGCTGGCCGCGATCTGTGACGCGCTCGAGCTACCGCTGCCGGAGCTGCTCTACAACGTCGCGAACGACATGAGCGGTATCGACCCGGAGAAGCTGCTCGAATCGGCACAGCAGTCCGAACAGCCCGCGCAGAAGACCCCCGCCCCGACCGGCGGCGGCAGCGGCGAGGCGAGCATGTCGGCGAGCATGTCGGGCGCGGCGCTCGACGGTGGATCGCTGGGTGTGCCGGACGAACTGCTCGGCGCGGGCGACATCGGGCTGGACACTGTGGTCGGCGACACCCTGCAGGATCTGCGGATACAGCCGGCGCTGTCGCACCGGATCGGTCCCGACATCGCCAGGGCCAGCGTTTTCGCAGCTTGA
- a CDS encoding CinA family protein gives MRANGETVATAESLTAGLVTAVLTTVPGASAVVRGGLVVYATDLKWGLAGVDPDLLAARGAVDPGVAVQLATGARDRCGSTWGIGLTGVAGPDSQDGVAPGTVHVGIAGPTGANVSTITVGGDRHEVRAASVRAAVDLLAGRAAAP, from the coding sequence ATGCGGGCCAACGGTGAGACGGTCGCCACAGCCGAGTCGCTAACTGCGGGTTTGGTCACCGCGGTGCTCACCACCGTGCCGGGGGCCAGCGCTGTCGTGCGCGGCGGGCTCGTGGTCTACGCGACCGACCTCAAGTGGGGACTGGCCGGAGTCGACCCGGACTTGCTCGCCGCTCGGGGAGCGGTCGACCCCGGCGTCGCCGTCCAACTGGCGACCGGCGCGCGTGACCGCTGCGGGTCGACCTGGGGGATCGGACTGACCGGTGTGGCCGGGCCGGACTCGCAGGACGGCGTCGCGCCGGGCACCGTGCACGTCGGCATCGCAGGTCCGACAGGCGCGAACGTGTCGACGATCACGGTCGGCGGTGACCGGCACGAAGTGCGCGCCGCGAGCGTGCGCGCGGCCGTCGACCTGCTTGCCGGTCGGGCCGCGGCACCCTGA
- a CDS encoding uracil-xanthine permease family protein, whose translation MLWSVHGDGRRVRDGELVGARERLSWPLMAGFGAQHVAAMISATIFVPAAVGLPPTTTLLFSGIGTIVFLVVTRNRVPGYLGSSFAFMAPLAAAKQHGIAAQLGAVLVAGGILIVFGIAVKALGVRLLESVLPPVVTGGLVLLIGLSMAPYAARPFQVQPGIGAVTVGAILLCIVLSRGLLARLSVLVGVGAGWVVAIATGRIESAKIDALIDAPWFGLPEFHAPELLPSVMVLSVPVVLVLVAEVVAHVKAIATSSGQDLDPSIGDALIANGISTALAGASGGTGTTAYPANTGLMIGTRVLSTAACALAAVCAIVLAFVPKVTALVDTMPPGVVGGLGIGLFGLLGMVGVRIWAQSKVDLTNPVTIMIAGAAVIAGVGDLTISIWGLELHGVAWGSLVIVVVHPVVRRLRARRDNQGPKIT comes from the coding sequence ATGCTGTGGTCCGTACACGGCGATGGCCGCCGGGTACGCGACGGTGAGCTGGTCGGCGCCCGTGAGCGACTCAGCTGGCCGCTGATGGCGGGCTTTGGCGCGCAGCACGTGGCCGCCATGATCAGCGCGACGATCTTCGTCCCGGCCGCCGTCGGCCTGCCGCCGACGACCACGTTGCTGTTCTCCGGCATCGGCACGATCGTCTTCCTGGTCGTCACCCGCAACCGGGTCCCCGGCTACCTCGGCTCCTCCTTCGCGTTCATGGCGCCGCTCGCCGCCGCCAAGCAGCACGGGATCGCCGCCCAGCTCGGCGCGGTCCTCGTCGCCGGCGGCATCCTGATCGTGTTCGGCATCGCGGTGAAGGCGCTGGGTGTGCGTCTGCTCGAATCCGTCCTGCCGCCCGTGGTGACCGGTGGGCTCGTGCTGCTGATCGGGCTGAGCATGGCGCCGTACGCGGCGCGTCCGTTCCAGGTCCAGCCCGGCATCGGCGCGGTGACCGTCGGCGCCATCCTGCTGTGCATCGTGCTGTCCCGTGGGCTGCTCGCCAGGCTGTCCGTGCTGGTCGGCGTGGGTGCGGGCTGGGTCGTCGCGATCGCGACCGGGCGGATCGAGTCAGCCAAGATCGACGCGCTGATCGACGCGCCGTGGTTCGGGCTGCCCGAGTTCCACGCGCCCGAGTTGCTGCCGTCCGTGATGGTGCTGTCGGTACCTGTCGTGCTCGTGCTGGTCGCCGAGGTTGTCGCGCACGTCAAGGCCATCGCCACGAGCAGTGGCCAGGACCTGGATCCCAGCATCGGTGACGCGTTGATCGCCAACGGCATCTCCACCGCCCTCGCCGGCGCCTCCGGAGGCACGGGAACAACGGCCTACCCGGCGAACACCGGCCTGATGATCGGCACGAGGGTGCTCTCGACGGCGGCGTGCGCGCTGGCCGCGGTGTGTGCCATCGTGCTCGCGTTCGTGCCCAAGGTGACCGCGTTGGTCGACACGATGCCGCCAGGGGTGGTCGGCGGCCTCGGGATCGGGCTGTTCGGCCTGCTCGGCATGGTCGGGGTGCGGATCTGGGCGCAGAGCAAGGTCGACCTGACCAACCCGGTCACGATCATGATCGCCGGTGCGGCCGTGATCGCCGGGGTCGGCGACCTGACGATCTCGATCTGGGGACTGGAGCTGCACGGAGTGGCGTGGGGCTCGCTCGTGATCGTGGTCGTCCATCCGGTAGTACGGCGGCTGCGGGCCCGCCGGGACAACCAAGGACCCAAAATCACCTGA
- a CDS encoding YidH family protein: MSRWPRSVYEVGNEPDPRFSLANERTFLAWLRTSLALMAAGVGFAALGPVGDVLDLAVAVALLVTGVACSLSALQHWIACERALRLGEPLPSPWMAAVLGVGLAVTGVLAAILVITR, translated from the coding sequence ATGTCGAGGTGGCCGAGGAGCGTGTACGAGGTCGGCAACGAGCCGGATCCCCGGTTCTCGCTGGCCAACGAGCGCACCTTCCTCGCCTGGCTGCGCACATCGCTGGCGCTGATGGCGGCGGGTGTGGGCTTCGCCGCACTCGGCCCGGTGGGCGACGTGCTCGACCTGGCGGTGGCCGTCGCACTGCTGGTCACGGGGGTCGCCTGCAGCCTGAGCGCGCTCCAGCACTGGATCGCGTGCGAGCGGGCGCTGCGTCTCGGTGAGCCGCTTCCCTCGCCGTGGATGGCCGCTGTGCTGGGCGTGGGGCTGGCGGTCACCGGTGTGCTCGCGGCGATTCTGGTCATCACCCGATGA
- a CDS encoding DUF202 domain-containing protein, whose protein sequence is MRRHPWDPGLQVERTALAWMRTCLSMIVVALIAFRFAAHTSLAAALALAAVVVPMALVSLRLAWRRYRTSDANLTSGKRLPDGTLPLAVTIVTALTGALGLVYVLVDR, encoded by the coding sequence ATGAGGCGACACCCGTGGGATCCCGGGCTGCAGGTCGAACGCACCGCGCTGGCGTGGATGCGGACCTGCCTGTCGATGATCGTGGTCGCCCTGATCGCGTTCCGGTTCGCCGCGCACACGAGCCTGGCCGCCGCGCTCGCCCTGGCGGCCGTCGTCGTCCCGATGGCGCTCGTCTCGCTGCGGCTGGCGTGGCGCCGCTATCGCACCAGCGACGCGAATCTGACATCGGGCAAACGTTTGCCGGATGGCACGCTGCCGCTCGCCGTGACCATCGTCACCGCGCTGACCGGCGCGCTCGGCCTCGTCTACGTGCTGGTTGATCGTTAA